The Athene noctua chromosome 25, bAthNoc1.hap1.1, whole genome shotgun sequence region CGGCCAGCGAGCGCCCACACAATGAGGAGCTGCAAATGAGGGGAAAGGCCTGGCCGGTCTCCGGGCTACCGGCCCCAGCGCGCCCGCGTCTCCCAGAGACCAGCTGCTCCCGCCTGGCCCCGGCGGTATTTTTGGCAGCGCTATTGTGCCGGGCCCTATaaagcggcggcgggcggcacaGGGGTGCCGTGCTCTCGGCTGCCCCGCGGGACGGGCCCAGCGCCGCGCCGCTGCCTGAGGACCTCGGGAAGGATGGAGCTGCCCAGCGCCAAGGTGGGGCCGGGAGGGCAGCCGGGGGGAGGTTGGGGTGTGGGGCCGGTGGTCTGGGGGCGCGGGAGGGCCTGGCTGGTCCCTCGGGAAGCCCCAAGCGTGCGCCTCCTCCCCAGGGCTCCCCGACTGTGGCCAGCAGCCGgctggggggctcagccccgcgtGGGCTCCTCAGGAGGGAGCGGGGCGCGTGGTTCCCGTGGCGTCGGGCTGGGCGCTGGTCCCGGGGCACTCGGCGGCGAGGGGAGGGTGTTCGCCGAGGCTGTCTGAGGGCATCCACGTCTGGTCAGAGCATGGGTGGGGGCCGTGGGGTGTGCCTGTGCCCCAGGTGCCAAAGGTGCCCCCCGGGTGTGGGGCTGGGCCCCCGTGGCAGCGAGGACGAGCGGCCAGCGCCGCGGCGGCCGGGACAGGCGGGAGCCGAGACCCCAGCGGGCAGGGGAGGAGcggggggcagccctgggctgtgcccccccagcactgccggcggccccgcgctgacGCTGCCCTCGCCCCAGCGAGCCGCCTGCCTcgtcctgctgctcctgctctgctccctggcCGCGGCCCGGCAGAGTCTGCCCGAGTGCTGCCGGCAGAAGACCTGCTCCTGCCGCGTCTACGACCTCCTGCACGGCATGGGCAACCACGCCGCCGGCATCCTCACCCTGGGCAAGCGGAAGAGCGTCCCGCCAGCCTTTCAGAGCCGGCTCTACCGCCTGCTGCACGGCGCCGGCAACCACGCCGCCGGCATCCTCACCATGGGCAAGCGCGGCGAGCACCCCGGCACCGCCTGCCCCGACAGCGCGGGCTGCCCGGCGGGCACCGGGGCCCGGCCcacgccggggctgcggggggctggcgccagccccagggagtgccacGGACACTCGGGGAAGGACCTgaccgagagccgagcccagggggCCACCAAGAGCTTCTActgaggggtggggggcagcaggagctgggggcgATCTGGGGGGGCGCAGACCCTGGGTAAGCCTCCgccacagcccccccggccctgggcgAGCGGCTCAGGGCCCCGCCGGCACCGCTGGCCTCTGGCAATAAATGGTAGCCGGATGTTACCGGGCTCTGCCTTCTCtctggggaggggccgggggggcacaGCTCTGCTCCGGGGGGCGTGTGCCAGGACCAGAACCGGGGACGAGCGAGCCCGGACCGGGCCGCCCAGGAGCGGGGGCGCGTTTGTGGACCCCCCTGAAAAGGGGCTCAGAGCGTCCCCCGCCACAGCACCAGGGGACCTCTGGTGACCCTCTCGTGGCCACACGTCCCTgatcccccctcacccccccgtcCCCGCGTGGGGTCCCGGGAGGGCTCTgtcacccctgggtgccccctcggccccgccctgcagcccccgagccgagccccaagcgccGGTGTCCCGCAGCCGGTGCCCCCGGGCCCGCCGGGTCCCGCCCCTGCGCAGCCTCCGTGGGCCCGGGAGGGCCGGTGCCTCCCGGTGCCTCCCGGT contains the following coding sequences:
- the HCRT gene encoding hypocretin neuropeptide precursor, whose translation is MELPSAKRAACLVLLLLLCSLAAARQSLPECCRQKTCSCRVYDLLHGMGNHAAGILTLGKRKSVPPAFQSRLYRLLHGAGNHAAGILTMGKRGEHPGTACPDSAGCPAGTGARPTPGLRGAGASPRECHGHSGKDLTESRAQGATKSFY